From the Jilunia laotingensis genome, the window GTATCATGGTAATATAGCAGATTATCTGCAAGCTGTTACTCCTGAAGAGTTTGAACGATTCATCGGTGACCAGTCTATTGATTTTGACCGTATCTTAGCGGACAATAAAGATGTGCTTAAACGCTTAAAGCAGGCAGAAGATGAGTGAGGAAATTGTTTATATAGACTACGATGAAGCCTTAACCATCTATGGCAAAATGATTGATGCTAGCGATGGTGGCTTTGAAGGAGTGCGTGATGAAGGTGGCATTCGTGCTACATTGGATTTTGTACAAAATGATTTATACTATCCGACCTTTGCAGAGAAACTGACCTATCTGATGTATAGATTCTGTTCTGGGCATTTCTTCAATGATGGGAATAAGCGTATTGCGCTGACTTTGGGAGCTTACTTCTTACACAAGAATAATTACT encodes:
- a CDS encoding type II toxin-antitoxin system death-on-curing family toxin — encoded protein: MSEEIVYIDYDEALTIYGKMIDASDGGFEGVRDEGGIRATLDFVQNDLYYPTFAEKLTYLMYRFCSGHFFNDGNKRIALTLGAYFLHKNNYYWHACICMRTLESIIYHVAASNINQDLLLRIVNSFLTSKDYDEELKIDIANAMSKGELGIQGEDYEKD